One part of the Tachysurus fulvidraco isolate hzauxx_2018 chromosome 23, HZAU_PFXX_2.0, whole genome shotgun sequence genome encodes these proteins:
- the ognb gene encoding osteoglycin, paralog b isoform X1, translating into MDLRMLFFSFLLPLWMLCAAAQNDQMDLQENGFLRVDLDEWQSEDSIFMEVKKKKEKIIAAPDYETVDNAGDEGSAVEKKEADLPTCLLCVCLSGSVYCEDVSPDMKSVPALPKETTYLYARFNKISKITNKDFAVGTLKRIDLTGNLISEIEDGAFSKLDQLEELTLAGNQLTKLPMLPQQLISLNANHNRLKTKGIRSSVLKKLKKLAYLYLGDNELEAIPPLPESLHVVHLHNNNITILTDETFCKGNDTHYIRYSMQEVRLDGNPIILAQHPNSFICLRSLPIGLYK; encoded by the exons ATGGACCTAAGGATgttatttttctcctttctgCTTCCACTATGGATGTTATGTGCAGCAGCACAAAATGATCAAATGGATCTTCAAGAAAATGGTTTTCTGAGAGTGGATTTAGATGAGTGGCAGTCAGAAGATAGCATTTTCATggaggtaaagaaaaaaaag GAAAAGATCATTGCAGCCCCAGACTATGAAACAGTTGATAATGCAGGTGATGAAGGTTCAGCAGTAGAGAAAAAAGAAGCAG ATCTTCCCACTTGCTtgctgtgtgtatgcttgtCTGGATCTGTGTATTGTGAAGATGTCAGCCCAGATATGAAATCAGTGCCGGCCCTGCCAAAGGAAACCACATACCTTTATGCACGCTTCAATAAAATCTCCAAAATCACCAACAAGGATTTTGCTGTTG GCACATTGAAAAGGATTGATCTGACCGGCAATCTAATTTCGGAAATAGAGGATGGAGCCTTCTCTAAACTGGACCAACTGGAGGAACTAACACTGGCTGGGAACCAACTAACTAAGTTACCAATGCTGCCTCAGCAACTGATCTCACTCAATGCCAATCACAATAGACTCAAAACAAAAGGCATCAGATCAAGTGTTTTAAAG AAACTCAAAAAGTTGGCATACCTTTACCTTGGTGACAATGAATTGGAGGCCATTCCACCACTTCCTGAGAGTCTGCATGTTGTGCATCtccat aataacaatataACCATCCTGACAGATGAAACGTTCTGCAAGGGCAACGACACACACTACATCAGGTACAGCATGCAGGAGGTGCGACTGGATGGGAACCCAATTATACTTGCCCAGCATCCAAACAGCTTCATCTGTCTGAGATCTCTTCCAATCGGCCTCTACAAGTAA
- the ognb gene encoding osteoglycin, paralog b isoform X2, with protein MDLQENGFLRVDLDEWQSEDSIFMEVKKKKEKIIAAPDYETVDNAGDEGSAVEKKEADLPTCLLCVCLSGSVYCEDVSPDMKSVPALPKETTYLYARFNKISKITNKDFAVGTLKRIDLTGNLISEIEDGAFSKLDQLEELTLAGNQLTKLPMLPQQLISLNANHNRLKTKGIRSSVLKKLKKLAYLYLGDNELEAIPPLPESLHVVHLHNNNITILTDETFCKGNDTHYIRYSMQEVRLDGNPIILAQHPNSFICLRSLPIGLYK; from the exons ATGGATCTTCAAGAAAATGGTTTTCTGAGAGTGGATTTAGATGAGTGGCAGTCAGAAGATAGCATTTTCATggaggtaaagaaaaaaaag GAAAAGATCATTGCAGCCCCAGACTATGAAACAGTTGATAATGCAGGTGATGAAGGTTCAGCAGTAGAGAAAAAAGAAGCAG ATCTTCCCACTTGCTtgctgtgtgtatgcttgtCTGGATCTGTGTATTGTGAAGATGTCAGCCCAGATATGAAATCAGTGCCGGCCCTGCCAAAGGAAACCACATACCTTTATGCACGCTTCAATAAAATCTCCAAAATCACCAACAAGGATTTTGCTGTTG GCACATTGAAAAGGATTGATCTGACCGGCAATCTAATTTCGGAAATAGAGGATGGAGCCTTCTCTAAACTGGACCAACTGGAGGAACTAACACTGGCTGGGAACCAACTAACTAAGTTACCAATGCTGCCTCAGCAACTGATCTCACTCAATGCCAATCACAATAGACTCAAAACAAAAGGCATCAGATCAAGTGTTTTAAAG AAACTCAAAAAGTTGGCATACCTTTACCTTGGTGACAATGAATTGGAGGCCATTCCACCACTTCCTGAGAGTCTGCATGTTGTGCATCtccat aataacaatataACCATCCTGACAGATGAAACGTTCTGCAAGGGCAACGACACACACTACATCAGGTACAGCATGCAGGAGGTGCGACTGGATGGGAACCCAATTATACTTGCCCAGCATCCAAACAGCTTCATCTGTCTGAGATCTCTTCCAATCGGCCTCTACAAGTAA